The proteins below are encoded in one region of Aquisphaera giovannonii:
- a CDS encoding transposase, with translation MDDDVFSTVVLEKLPLAESVWRLLHYTMDEAWLVDLWDRNRGRCYERELKFSTLAHLVSDALLQHDGSGRKSFERAQEERILNVSIPSPYAKLATLPVALSEAFLEGGSRRMQAVLPEDLAVDPLPPCLEGYDVFGADGKAVKHVKRLLKSLRNLQAGILGARASVGLNLRTGLVVGMVGHLDGEAGEAALTEDLLPRLATAAARSGKPWVAVLDRLYCNLSFPRRVLDAGGHFLIRYCSNTTFVPDAKRPARAGRDSRGRRIVQEWGWLGKVEKGSRVYVRRITLDLGGGKSIGVVTDLLDEEEFPAEALLATYHGRWGIEEAFHQITEVFSLKRLIGTGPKAVLYQMSFCLLLYNALQVVRLHLASHQACAAEKISNEKLFDDVQRQMISVDELIEADVLLGMLGAVPSADELRSRLQERLGGVWSKRWWKAPSSGGGGHKKEKKRVLGNHTSTYRVLQQARE, from the coding sequence ATGGACGACGACGTCTTTTCCACCGTCGTTCTTGAGAAGCTTCCTTTGGCGGAGTCGGTGTGGCGCCTGCTCCACTATACGATGGATGAAGCCTGGCTGGTGGACCTCTGGGATCGGAACCGCGGCCGCTGCTACGAGCGCGAATTGAAATTCAGCACGCTGGCCCATCTCGTCTCCGACGCCCTGCTGCAGCACGACGGGAGTGGCCGAAAGTCCTTCGAGCGGGCGCAGGAAGAGAGGATCTTGAACGTCTCGATCCCCTCGCCCTACGCGAAGCTCGCGACGCTCCCCGTGGCCCTGAGCGAGGCCTTTCTCGAGGGAGGCAGCCGGCGGATGCAGGCGGTCTTGCCCGAGGACCTGGCCGTCGATCCCCTGCCGCCCTGCTTGGAGGGCTACGACGTCTTTGGCGCCGACGGCAAGGCGGTCAAACACGTCAAGCGGTTGCTCAAGTCGTTGCGCAACCTGCAGGCGGGTATCCTGGGCGCGCGCGCCTCGGTGGGCTTGAACCTGAGGACGGGGCTGGTCGTGGGCATGGTCGGCCATCTCGACGGCGAAGCCGGCGAGGCGGCGCTGACCGAGGACCTCCTGCCCCGTCTGGCCACGGCCGCGGCCCGGTCGGGGAAGCCGTGGGTGGCCGTGCTCGACCGGCTCTACTGCAACTTGAGCTTCCCGCGGCGGGTGCTGGACGCCGGGGGCCATTTCCTCATCCGCTACTGCAGCAATACGACCTTCGTCCCCGATGCGAAGAGGCCGGCCCGTGCCGGCCGCGACTCCCGCGGGAGGCGGATCGTTCAGGAGTGGGGGTGGCTGGGCAAGGTCGAGAAGGGTAGTCGGGTGTACGTGCGCCGGATCACGCTCGACCTCGGCGGCGGCAAGTCGATCGGCGTCGTCACGGATCTGTTGGATGAGGAGGAGTTCCCCGCGGAGGCCCTGCTCGCGACGTATCACGGCAGGTGGGGGATCGAGGAGGCCTTTCACCAGATCACCGAGGTGTTCTCGTTGAAGCGCCTGATCGGCACCGGGCCGAAGGCCGTGCTCTATCAGATGTCGTTCTGCCTGCTGTTGTACAACGCGTTGCAGGTGGTGCGGCTTCACCTGGCCTCGCATCAGGCATGCGCGGCGGAGAAGATCTCCAACGAGAAGCTGTTCGACGACGTGCAGCGGCAGATGATCTCGGTCGACGAGTTGATCGAGGCGGACGTCCTGCTTGGCATGCTCGGTGCGGTGCCGTCCGCGGATGAGTTGCGCTCGCGTTTGCAGGAGCGCCTGGGCGGGGTATGGAGCAAGCGCTGGTGGAAGGCGCCGAGCTCCGGGGGAGGCGGGCACAAGAAGGAGAAGAAGCGCGTGCTCGGTAACCATACCTCGACCTACCGTGTGCTTCAGCAAGCCCGCGAATAA